In a genomic window of Clavelina lepadiformis chromosome 7, kaClaLepa1.1, whole genome shotgun sequence:
- the LOC143464523 gene encoding hemocyanin type 2 unit a-like, with protein sequence MKRLFVLLLLLLMVLGAQLDAVTSQWRDFNKLSPQLKLRSFLPFLSDVDCKVQSKNGIFCNTKCSQHKIIDEDGCCRCICDRGYSLQEDRTSCVQSGWGEWSSWTRCIRSDWGGLQQRTRTCLTGGRVTNGRCKDEGSQWRSCSEVKRGFRIRKNIRYLNDEELHDILQAFAKFKNDPTEHGYLHISGWHGWPFVCPWNKAYKSENKTHCSWHHHPLFLSWHRLFAVQFELGLNRYLKNKTLGLPYWDWMEDGWTNLPDLVRLPTIFDPVLGKIIKNPFFRTFIPSHPKYKNKTLYNYRHVDGRGIHNYKLLLRSMLLTMNMPNYATFDDWLERVHDQIHTCICPPYRQALIEDCYYSMAEVPFAAFDPVFLLHHSQLDRLFVLYRELHELAGDQDWTEESFVGSYKESNGALHPEVLGAFHWPLSPFSNVTMNSNPVTSNNGVWTVASAFHHEQLFGYKYQNLDIGGHSWQGLLTDTQLRHKDATRQNPRFGFISNAAPSFGFVSTSNVHFVSKNCTIP encoded by the exons ATGAAGagattgtttgttttgctCCTCCTGCTCTTGATGGTGTTAGGAGCGCAGTTAGATGCTGTTACGTCACAGTGGAGAG acttTAACAAGTTGTCGCCACAGTTGAAACTACGAAGTTTCCTTCCATTTTTGAGCGACGTAGATTGCAAAGTGCAAAGCAAAA ACGGGATATTCTGCAACACAAAGTGCTCCCAGCATAAGATAATCGATGAAGATGGATGTTGCAGGTGTATCTGTGATCGTGGTTACTCGCTTCAAGAGGATAGAACCAGCTGCGTTCAAA GTGGATGGGGGGAGTGGTCCAGTTGGACTCGGTGCATCAGGAGCGACTGGGGAGGATTGCAACAGAGGACGAGGACTTGTCTGACTGGAGGAAGAGTCACAAACGGAAGATGCAAAGATGAAGGGAGCCAGTGGAGGTCGTGCTCCGAGGTGAAGAGAG GGTTTCGCATCCGGAAGAATATTCGCTATCTCAACGACGAGGAATTACATGATATCTTACAAGCTTTCGCTAAATTCAAGAACGACCCAACAGAGCACGGATACTTG CACATCAGCGGCTGGCACGGTTGGCCATTTGTGTGTCCTTGGAACAAAGCTTACAAGAGCGAAAACAAAACCCACTGTAGTTGGCATCATCACCCATTGTTCCTGTCCTGGCATCGTTTATTCGCAGTACAGTTTGAACTAG gTTTAAACCGCTACTTGAAGAATAAGACGCTGGGTCTCCCCTACTGGGACTGGATGGAGGATGGTTGGACGAATCTTCCTGACCTTGTTCGACTTCCAACAATTTTTGATCCCGTTCTTGGAAAGATCATCAAGAATCCATTTTTCCGGACATTTATCCCCTCCCATCCAAAGTACAAGAATAAAACATT GTACAACTACAGACACGTTGATGGAAGAGGGATCCACAACTACAAGTTATTACTGCGCAGTATGCTGCTCACCATGAACATGCCAAACTATGCCACCTTTGATGATTGGCTTGAGCGAGTCCACGACCAA ATCCACACGTGCATCTGTCCACCATACAGACAAGCGTTGATTGAAGACTGCTACTACAGCATGGCTGAGGTGCCCTTTGCCGCATTCGACCCAGTCTTTCTACTGCACCACAGTCAGTTGGACAGGTTGTTTGTTCTTTACAGAGAACTCCACGAACTGGCTGGGGACCAGGATTGGACTGAAGAAAGTTTTGTTGGATCTTATAAGGAG AGCAATGGAGCGTTACATCCGGAAGTATTGGGAGCTTTTCATTGGCCGCTTTCCCCTTTTTCAAACGTCACAATGAATTCTAACCCCGTGACTTCAAACAATGGAGTCTGGACAGTGGCGAGTGCCTTTCACCATGAACAGCTGTTTGGATACAAATATCAGAACTTAGACATTGGTGGCCACTCATGGCAGGGATTGCTCACAGACACACAATTAAGACACAAAGATGCCACAAGGCAGAACCCAAGAtttggttttatttcaaatgcaGCGCCCTCCTTTGGATTCGTATCAACAAGTAATGTTCATTTTGTGTCAAAAAATTGCACGATTccttaa
- the LOC143464522 gene encoding polypeptide N-acetylgalactosaminyltransferase 4-like isoform X1, whose protein sequence is MMRALTRYVPRKYRTTVLRVALATTAFIGLCLLMSGDQSLTGTGREDESLFRFDYEENGDLGLDETKFLYGGDDDSQQAVAPAQHRAENAEKLAGKEAGSNFTLEPLLDPKVYEYFNDEELRPWFEKPAPNPAGAGEYGKAFRVAASNDEISRKVKQGWEKHAFNHYACDQISLHRHIQDNRDKECRERRWRKPIPTTSVIIIFHNEAWCALLRTVHSVLETSPKVALKEIILVDDASTFDDLKKQLDDYVKDLQIVNIIRLPERAGLIRARLAGAGAAEGDVLTFLDSHCECAPNWLEPLLERIAEDPTRVVCPVIEVIDADTFAMSLTPARHVPIGAFGWGLEFRWATQPGNKGMEIQKRKRDETFTTPVMAGAAFTIKKDYFNDIGLYDLAMDGIGSENIELSFRVWICGGSVEINPCSRVGHIGRKRKPHQRGGEEDAVIRNKMTIAETWMDQYKWMFYRRSPRARQLEIPDVSERKAFLEGMGCGNFEWFMTEVYPDLYIVPYKEIILHGEIRCSSNEVYCLESNNIHGNPGSVVDITKCRGTGKGQYYELTDEGEIRQNTISELCLTAHGCEVWTEKCRHPWHDVPESQKWILLPDGHIYHPQTNLCLTANIKKLSVTLLKCVKQGTSQLWKLGQQDGYEEDHSEDGALVGEILEAIIVPKRTNTTTAPNEKEAV, encoded by the exons ATGATGCGTGCTCTGACAAGGTATGTGCCACGTAAATATCGAACGACGGTTTTACGTGTGGCGCTTGCCACCACGGCGTTTATAGGATTGTGTTTGTTGATGTCTGGCGACCAGTCACTGACAGGCACAGGCCGAGAAGACGAATCCTTGTTTCGATTTGATTATGAAGAAAATGGCGACCTGGGTTTGGATGAGACAAAGTTTCTCTACGGAGGCGACGACGATTCGCAACAGGCGGTGGCGCCGGCACAGCACAGAGCGGAAAACGCCGAGAAGTTAGCCGGCAAAGAAGCTGGGTCCAACTTCACGCTGGAACCACTTCTAGATCCCAAA GTTTATGAATATTTCAATGACGAAGAGCTGCGACCTTGGTTTGAAAAACCAGCACCAAATCCCGCCGGAGCCGGAGAATACGGAAAAGCTTTCCGCGTCGCTGCCAGTAACGACGAGATATCCCGGAAGGTGAAGCAGGGCTGGGAGAAGCACGCCTTCAACCATTACGCGTGCGACCAGATCTCACTACACCGCCATATACAGGATAACAGAGACAAAGA ATGCAGAGAACGTAGATGGAGGAAGCCGATTCCTACTACGTCAGTCATCATCATATTTCATAACGAAGCATGGTGCGCCCTCTTGCGGACAGTTCACAGCGTGCTCGAAACGTCACCAAAGGTCGCGCTGAAGGAAATAATATTGGTCGATGACGCAAGCACGTTCG ATGACCTAAAGAAGCAACTTGACGATTACGTGAAAGATCTCCAGATAGTGAATATCATCCGACTCCCAGAGAGAGCGGGATTAATACGAGCAAGACTGGCAGGAGCAGGAGCGGCCGAGGGTGACGTATTGACCTTCCTCGATTCCCATT GTGAGTGCGCCCCCAACTGGCTGGAGCCACTTTTAGAAAGGATCGCGGAAGATCCAACGAGAGTCGTTTGTCCCGTCATAGAAGTGATTGACGCCGACACATTTGCAATGAGTTTGACACCTGCCAG GCATGTACCCATCGGGGCGTTTGGTTGGGGGCTAGAGTTTCGGTGGGCGACCCAACCCGGAAATAAAGGAATGGAAATCCAGAAGAGAAAAAGAGATGAGACGTTCAC AACGCCGGTGATGGCAGGAGCAGCTTTTACAATCAAGAAAGATTACTTCAATGACATTGGACTCTACGACCTTGCCATGGATGGAATCGGGTCAGAAAACATCGAGTTGTCTTTCAGG GTTTGGATTTGTGGTGGAAGCGTCGAGATTAATCCGTGCTCCAGAGTGGGACACATCGGGAGGAAGCGAAAGCCGCATCAGAGAGGAGGAGAGGAAGATGCTGTGATCCGAAACAAGATGACGATTGCAGAGACCTGGATGGATCAATACAAGTGGATGTTCTACAGGAGGTCTCCACGG GCAAGACAATTGGAAATTCCTGACGTCAGCGAAAGAAAAGCGTTCCTGGAAGGGATGGGATGCGGGAATTTTGAGTGGTTCATGACTGAAGTTTATCCTGACCTCTACATCGTACCTTATAAGGAGATAATCTTGCACGGAGAG ATCCGATGCTCGAGCAACGAGGTCTATTGTCTTGAGTCGAACAATATTCACGGCAACCCGGGTTCAGTCGTCGATATAACCAAGTGCAGAGGAACAGGAAAAGGCCAA TATTATGAGCTCACAGACGAAGGGGAGATACGTCAGAATACAATATCAGAACTCTGTCTGACTGCTCATGGTTGCGAAGTCTGGACTGAGAAGTGTCGACATCCCTGGCACGACGTTCCAGAATCTCAAAAGTGGATTTTATTGCCA GACGGACACATCTACCATCCCCAGACTAACCTCTGCCTGACAGCCAACATAAAGAAGTTGAGCGTAACTCTGTTGAAATGTGTGAAACAGGGAACAAGCCAGCTGTGGAAGCTTGGTCAGCAAGACGGTTATGAAGAAG atCATTCGGAAGATGGCGCCCTTGTAGGTGAAATATTAGAAGCAATAATAGTTCCAAAACGAACCAACACAACGACAGCGCCAAATGAAAAAGAAGCGGTTTGA
- the LOC143464522 gene encoding polypeptide N-acetylgalactosaminyltransferase 4-like isoform X2, translating into MMRALTRYVPRKYRTTVLRVALATTAFIGLCLLMSGDQSLTGTGREDESLFRFDYEENGDLGLDETKFLYGGDDDSQQAVAPAQHRAENAEKLAGKEAGSNFTLEPLLDPKVYEYFNDEELRPWFEKPAPNPAGAGEYGKAFRVAASNDEISRKVKQGWEKHAFNHYACDQISLHRHIQDNRDKECRERRWRKPIPTTSVIIIFHNEAWCALLRTVHSVLETSPKVALKEIILVDDASTFDDLKKQLDDYVKDLQIVNIIRLPERAGLIRARLAGAGAAEGDVLTFLDSHCECAPNWLEPLLERIAEDPTRVVCPVIEVIDADTFAMSLTPARSVQRGILSWSLNFNWAPQERPSGLESDAAIQSPTMAGGLFAMSKKYFEFLGTYDRDMLVWGGENIEMSIRVWTCGGTLEIHPCSHVGHVFRKRAPYSHPGGSDIITRNSKRVAEVWLDEYKEQYYKRVARARKVDAGDLSHRQKLREDLKCHKFQWYLKNVYPDLYAPPKEDILKSGEWHNMEKGGKFCLDSGNAEGKIGIKTNMYVCHGMGVNQDFEYTRQGEIRHNYVKELCLQPEGSSVVTKNCPYPKSAVPVEQKWVITPDGQVKHVMSNKCVEAVDTNVLLQPCNDRPSQRWTIKSLQGR; encoded by the exons ATGATGCGTGCTCTGACAAGGTATGTGCCACGTAAATATCGAACGACGGTTTTACGTGTGGCGCTTGCCACCACGGCGTTTATAGGATTGTGTTTGTTGATGTCTGGCGACCAGTCACTGACAGGCACAGGCCGAGAAGACGAATCCTTGTTTCGATTTGATTATGAAGAAAATGGCGACCTGGGTTTGGATGAGACAAAGTTTCTCTACGGAGGCGACGACGATTCGCAACAGGCGGTGGCGCCGGCACAGCACAGAGCGGAAAACGCCGAGAAGTTAGCCGGCAAAGAAGCTGGGTCCAACTTCACGCTGGAACCACTTCTAGATCCCAAA GTTTATGAATATTTCAATGACGAAGAGCTGCGACCTTGGTTTGAAAAACCAGCACCAAATCCCGCCGGAGCCGGAGAATACGGAAAAGCTTTCCGCGTCGCTGCCAGTAACGACGAGATATCCCGGAAGGTGAAGCAGGGCTGGGAGAAGCACGCCTTCAACCATTACGCGTGCGACCAGATCTCACTACACCGCCATATACAGGATAACAGAGACAAAGA ATGCAGAGAACGTAGATGGAGGAAGCCGATTCCTACTACGTCAGTCATCATCATATTTCATAACGAAGCATGGTGCGCCCTCTTGCGGACAGTTCACAGCGTGCTCGAAACGTCACCAAAGGTCGCGCTGAAGGAAATAATATTGGTCGATGACGCAAGCACGTTCG ATGACCTAAAGAAGCAACTTGACGATTACGTGAAAGATCTCCAGATAGTGAATATCATCCGACTCCCAGAGAGAGCGGGATTAATACGAGCAAGACTGGCAGGAGCAGGAGCGGCCGAGGGTGACGTATTGACCTTCCTCGATTCCCATT GTGAGTGCGCCCCCAACTGGCTGGAGCCACTTTTAGAAAGGATCGCGGAAGATCCAACGAGAGTCGTTTGTCCCGTCATAGAAGTGATTGACGCCGACACATTTGCAATGAGTTTGACACCTGCCAG ATCTGTTCAACGCGGAATATTAAGTTGGAGTCTCAACTTCAACTGGGCGCCACAGGAACGGCCATCTGGCCTGGAGAGTGACGCCGCCATTCAATCTCCGACGATGGCGGGCGGATTGTTCGCAATGagcaagaaatattttgagtTCCTCGGGACGTACGACCGCGATATGCTGGTGTGGGGAGGAGAGAACATTGAAATGTCAATCAGG GTGTGGACGTGCGGTGGAACCTTGGAAATACATCCCTGCTCTCATGTCGGTCACGTGTTTCGTAAAAGGGCGCCCTACTCCCACCCGGGCGGAAGTGACATCATAACGCGAAATAGCAAGAGGGTAGCGGAGGTTTGGTTGGACGAGTACAAGGAGCAATATTACAAGAGAGTAGCTCGGGCAAGGAAG GTCGACGCCGGCGATCTTTCGCATCGACAGAAGCTTCGAGAAGATTTGAAATGCCACAAGTTCCAGTGGTACTTAAAGAACGTTTATCCCGATTTGTACGCCCCGCCTAAGGAAGACATCTTGAAAAGCGGCGAG TGGCATAATATGGAAAAGGGCGGAAAGTTTTGTCTGGATTCGGGCAACGCGGAGGGCAAGATCGGCATCAAAACCAATATGTACGTGTGCCATGGAATGGGTGTGAACCAG GACTTCGAATATACAAGGCAAGGTGAAATTCGTCACAATTACGTCAAAGAACTTTGTCTTCAACCGGAAGGTTCCTCTGTGGTGACCAAAAATTGTCCTTACCCGAAATCAGCGGTCCCTGTAGAACAGAAGTGGGTCATCACCCCG GACGGACAAGTTAAACACGTGATGTCAAATAAATGTGTGGAAGCCGTCGACACCAATGTTCTTCTACAGCCTTGCAACGACCGTCCTTCCCAACGATGGACGATAAAGAGTCTACAGGGCCGTTGA